A single window of uncultured Methanospirillum sp. DNA harbors:
- a CDS encoding NADH-quinone oxidoreductase subunit H: protein MNTILTAVAFLILAPVIGVLVSGVDRIITARMQGRVGPPVLQPFLDIAKLFEKEKVGVWQAPAVLIFLHLAFMVVTGLIFFGGGDLLLAIFALTLSEVFLVLAAYSTRSPYAHIGAGRELIQLIAVEPVIILTAVGFYKVTGSFAASDIMSFSGLPVILLPGIFISMVCILTFKLRKSPFDLSTSHHAHQELVKGVMTEFSGSTLGMVELAHLYETVILLGIIYLFFVGNPVLGILAVIVVYLLEMLADNSTSRVKWLPALRGAWLITLILGGGNIIALSLI, encoded by the coding sequence ATGAATACCATCCTGACAGCAGTTGCATTTCTCATACTCGCCCCGGTGATAGGGGTTCTGGTCAGCGGAGTTGACCGGATTATCACGGCACGAATGCAGGGTAGAGTAGGACCGCCTGTTCTCCAGCCGTTCCTTGATATCGCTAAGCTGTTTGAGAAAGAGAAGGTAGGAGTATGGCAGGCTCCGGCAGTGCTGATATTTTTGCATCTGGCCTTCATGGTAGTCACCGGACTGATATTCTTCGGTGGCGGGGACCTGTTGCTTGCGATATTTGCCCTGACACTTTCAGAGGTCTTCCTCGTCCTTGCCGCGTACAGCACACGCTCTCCATATGCCCATATTGGTGCAGGAAGAGAACTCATCCAGCTGATTGCAGTCGAACCTGTGATCATCCTCACGGCAGTCGGATTCTACAAGGTGACAGGAAGTTTTGCAGCAAGCGACATCATGAGCTTTTCAGGACTACCGGTCATTCTTCTGCCAGGAATCTTCATCTCAATGGTCTGTATCCTGACCTTCAAACTCAGAAAGTCACCATTTGACCTCTCCACTTCCCATCATGCACACCAGGAACTGGTCAAAGGTGTGATGACCGAGTTTTCAGGTTCGACCCTCGGAATGGTAGAACTTGCCCATCTGTACGAGACGGTCATTCTTCTCGGGATCATCTACCTGTTCTTTGTAGGAAACCCGGTGCTGGGTATTCTGGCAGTCATTGTTGTATACCTGCTTGAGATGCTTGCAGACAACAGTACGTCACGTGTCAAGTGGCTCCCTGCACTCAGGGGTGCCTGGCTTATCACCCTGATACTTGGAGGAGGAAACATCATCGCCCTTTCACTGATCTGA
- a CDS encoding NADH-quinone oxidoreductase subunit C, producing the protein MRKEEQETIEVTLQTLSSEVQKQKDLGSRLVQICCARIGEDFELHYSFEHEASGRPFTFTDLKFVTDGNSPIGSITGIYFAAFGYENEIADLYGLKIEGNLLDFKGTFITTSVPYPFGKPTVTKKEGTS; encoded by the coding sequence ATGAGAAAGGAAGAGCAGGAGACGATTGAGGTAACGCTTCAGACACTGTCATCAGAAGTTCAGAAGCAGAAGGATCTGGGTTCCCGTCTGGTTCAGATATGCTGCGCCCGGATCGGAGAAGATTTCGAACTTCATTACTCGTTTGAGCATGAGGCAAGCGGGAGACCATTTACCTTCACAGACCTCAAATTTGTGACTGATGGAAACTCACCAATCGGCAGTATCACCGGGATATACTTTGCGGCATTCGGGTATGAGAACGAGATTGCAGATCTCTACGGGCTGAAGATCGAAGGAAATCTCCTCGACTTCAAAGGAACATTCATCACGACTTCGGTTCCGTATCCGTTCGGAAAACCAACTGTCACTAAAAAGGAGGGTACTTCATGA
- a CDS encoding site-specific DNA-methyltransferase, giving the protein MTDCTLYNESCITGARSYLKENSVDLIITDPPYGIRGDTLHKHYNRDESHVVDGYVEIPEEEYGRFSIDWICEAERILKPGGSMYIVSGYSNLYHIIHALRQTSLVEINHIIWKYNFGVWTSRKFISSHYHILFYEKPGGKRTFNLESRFGAEEKSEDNGSLNYQDREDVWVINREYKPGQVKNKNELPMQLLTKMILYSSNEGDLVCDLFLGGGSTARAAIGLNRKAVGFEISPAIYSVRTPEIMSLKPGFLQSEQRVPKCSALKRQRERWTAESRSYLLYRYEELKRQGLKKGEIVERLMEDLGRGRWAIIKALKAFADGT; this is encoded by the coding sequence ATGACAGACTGCACACTATACAACGAATCCTGTATTACCGGAGCCAGAAGTTATCTTAAAGAGAACTCTGTGGATCTGATCATCACCGATCCCCCGTATGGCATCAGGGGTGATACTCTTCACAAGCATTACAACCGGGACGAGAGTCATGTTGTCGACGGGTATGTTGAAATTCCCGAAGAGGAGTATGGCCGGTTCTCAATCGACTGGATATGCGAGGCTGAACGGATCTTAAAGCCCGGCGGCTCGATGTACATCGTTTCCGGGTATTCGAACCTCTATCATATCATCCACGCTCTCAGGCAGACCTCGCTTGTTGAGATCAACCATATCATCTGGAAGTACAACTTCGGGGTCTGGACAAGCCGCAAGTTCATCTCATCCCATTATCACATCCTTTTTTATGAAAAACCGGGAGGAAAGCGGACATTTAACCTTGAGTCAAGGTTCGGGGCAGAGGAGAAGTCCGAGGATAATGGTTCGCTGAACTATCAGGATAGGGAGGATGTATGGGTGATCAACAGGGAGTACAAACCGGGTCAGGTCAAGAACAAGAACGAACTCCCTATGCAGCTCCTGACAAAGATGATCCTGTACTCGAGCAATGAAGGGGATCTGGTATGTGACCTCTTCCTTGGAGGGGGATCCACAGCACGTGCAGCGATCGGGCTGAACAGGAAGGCTGTCGGATTTGAGATTTCACCAGCGATCTACTCAGTGAGAACTCCTGAGATCATGAGCCTGAAGCCGGGGTTTCTCCAGAGTGAGCAGCGGGTTCCTAAATGTTCAGCACTTAAGCGGCAGAGAGAGCGGTGGACGGCAGAATCACGATCTTATCTCCTGTACAGGTATGAGGAACTCAAACGTCAGGGTCTGAAGAAAGGTGAGATTGTCGAGAGGCTGATGGAGGATCTCGGCAGGGGCAGATGGGCGATCATCAAGGCACTGAAGGCATTCGCAGATGGGACCTGA
- a CDS encoding DUF362 domain-containing protein gives MVSDVFLARMRIKSPDENNLTKITKLLQAAGLSDRIEEGDLTAVKLHFGELGNDTYIKPVFVRQVVDEIKGLKGKPFLTDTNTMYIGARHNAVDHLQVAIRHGFCYAVVDAPVTIADGLTGNNVRVVEVSGTHFNSVKIAGDIAEADAMIVLSHVKGHALSGFGGAIKNLAMGCATPLGKRDQHQGMQANIDPQTCVGCGFCVTQCPFDAIRCNGKLARVEKSICYGCSACLQVCPQEAIDFNWKDDVPKFIERMVEYAAGAVKGKVGKVIYVSFVMSVTPDCDCVPWSDAPIVPDIGFLASTDPVAIDAAAVDLINQQPGIKESCLHEHHAPGEHKFSGLWAKVDGDHQTRYGEKMGLGSREYRLVEV, from the coding sequence ATGGTTAGCGATGTCTTTCTTGCACGAATGCGGATTAAGAGTCCGGATGAGAATAATCTCACAAAGATCACCAAACTTCTGCAGGCTGCCGGTCTTTCAGACCGGATTGAAGAGGGTGATCTCACAGCGGTAAAACTTCACTTTGGTGAGCTCGGAAATGATACATACATCAAACCGGTCTTTGTCAGGCAGGTGGTTGATGAGATCAAAGGTCTGAAAGGCAAACCGTTCCTGACCGATACAAATACGATGTACATCGGTGCCCGTCACAACGCGGTTGATCATCTGCAGGTTGCAATAAGGCACGGGTTCTGTTACGCTGTTGTTGACGCACCGGTTACAATTGCTGATGGGTTGACCGGAAATAATGTCAGAGTGGTTGAGGTCAGTGGAACACATTTCAACTCAGTGAAGATCGCAGGAGATATCGCCGAGGCTGATGCGATGATCGTCCTCTCTCATGTCAAGGGTCATGCCCTCTCAGGGTTTGGTGGTGCCATCAAGAACCTCGCGATGGGGTGTGCAACTCCGCTCGGAAAGAGGGATCAGCATCAGGGCATGCAGGCAAATATCGATCCACAGACCTGTGTCGGGTGCGGGTTCTGTGTGACCCAGTGTCCGTTCGATGCCATAAGATGCAACGGTAAACTGGCCCGTGTTGAGAAGTCAATCTGCTACGGCTGCTCTGCCTGTCTGCAGGTCTGCCCGCAGGAGGCTATCGACTTCAACTGGAAGGATGATGTCCCTAAATTCATCGAGAGGATGGTCGAGTATGCAGCCGGGGCTGTGAAAGGAAAGGTGGGAAAAGTCATCTATGTGAGTTTCGTGATGTCGGTGACCCCTGACTGTGACTGCGTTCCCTGGAGTGATGCACCGATAGTGCCTGACATCGGGTTCCTTGCCTCGACTGATCCGGTTGCGATCGATGCAGCAGCCGTTGATTTAATCAACCAACAGCCGGGAATAAAGGAGAGCTGCCTGCATGAGCACCACGCTCCGGGTGAGCATAAGTTCTCCGGGTTGTGGGCAAAGGTTGATGGTGATCATCAGACCCGATACGGTGAGAAGATGGGGCTCGGGAGCAGGGAGTACCGGCTGGTTGAGGTATAA
- a CDS encoding proton-conducting transporter membrane subunit, producing MIDANLITVMYVELYVELLLFLILFPLIPALILTVLRNENHRGVVVTAGAGICALGSILLLAFSVGQNQLFFTVPVPGIALVMLILEILIAGYLVMVSVKAKQFLVTGFVLLQLLLIGGAEYLGLEGHAKIPDLLTDEFSAIMAVIIGVIGGLICIYALGYMREYQEHHKDLPDKRPKFFAILFLFLSAMFGVVFSNNLIWMYFFWEITTLCSYLLIRYPETGEAVNNAFKALLYNLIGGACFPVAILFILMNGGSEHLGIGSLIAAGPAIALVPASLIAIAGCAKSAQLPFSSWLVGAMVAPTPVSALLHSSTMVKAGVYAIARFAPVFDGQILGMVIALIGGVTFLVTSCIAISQSNAKKVLAYSTIANLGLIVACAGVGTPEALWAAIFLIIFHAISKSLLFLSVGTVEHRIGSRDIEDMTGLAAPMPKVGLMMLIGIAGMFLAPFGMLISKWASIHAFSQALPPFGMILIVILAYGSAVTVFFWAKWMGKLLEVRKWEESIEFQISKAEWAALIPLTALTIIACFGIAPISTYFIEPFLVTTYGPISELIPASNLMIMVLMLALIVVLPVLMMKILIPRRNLRRYMGGVTVKDGLMEGSIGMKREISLSNLYLEDLFPEAGLSKYGSLITIVLFCVLVLGLIGGVL from the coding sequence ATGATAGATGCGAATCTCATCACAGTGATGTATGTGGAACTGTATGTGGAACTGCTTCTCTTTCTGATCCTGTTTCCGCTCATTCCCGCATTGATTCTCACTGTGCTTCGCAATGAGAATCACCGGGGAGTAGTGGTGACAGCAGGAGCAGGGATCTGTGCCCTTGGATCCATCCTGCTTCTTGCATTCTCGGTCGGACAGAACCAATTATTCTTCACTGTACCAGTGCCAGGCATTGCACTTGTGATGCTGATCCTTGAGATCCTGATTGCAGGATACCTGGTGATGGTTAGTGTGAAGGCAAAGCAGTTTCTGGTGACCGGTTTTGTGCTCCTCCAGTTGCTGCTTATCGGCGGGGCAGAATACCTCGGTCTTGAAGGGCATGCAAAGATACCTGACCTCCTTACTGACGAGTTCTCTGCTATTATGGCGGTTATCATCGGAGTTATCGGAGGCCTCATCTGTATTTACGCACTCGGATACATGCGTGAATACCAGGAACACCACAAGGATCTCCCAGATAAGAGACCCAAGTTCTTTGCAATACTTTTCCTCTTCCTCTCTGCCATGTTCGGAGTTGTCTTCTCCAACAACCTCATCTGGATGTACTTCTTCTGGGAAATTACAACACTCTGTTCATACCTGCTCATCAGGTACCCAGAGACCGGTGAAGCCGTCAACAACGCATTCAAGGCACTTCTCTACAACCTGATCGGAGGGGCTTGTTTTCCGGTAGCAATCCTCTTTATCCTTATGAACGGAGGATCTGAACACCTCGGGATAGGCAGCCTTATCGCAGCAGGACCAGCAATAGCCCTTGTGCCTGCCTCCTTAATAGCAATTGCCGGCTGTGCTAAATCAGCACAGCTTCCATTCTCATCATGGCTTGTCGGGGCAATGGTTGCACCAACTCCGGTCTCTGCACTGCTTCACTCGAGCACGATGGTGAAAGCTGGAGTATACGCAATAGCCAGGTTTGCGCCGGTCTTCGACGGCCAGATTCTCGGAATGGTCATCGCCCTCATCGGAGGGGTTACGTTCCTGGTCACATCCTGTATCGCGATATCACAGAGCAACGCCAAGAAGGTGCTTGCCTACTCGACAATAGCAAACCTCGGACTGATTGTGGCTTGTGCTGGAGTTGGCACTCCCGAAGCCCTCTGGGCAGCAATATTCCTGATCATATTCCATGCAATCTCCAAGTCGCTCCTCTTCCTCTCGGTTGGAACAGTCGAGCACCGGATTGGAAGCCGGGATATTGAGGATATGACCGGTCTTGCAGCACCGATGCCGAAGGTCGGGCTCATGATGCTGATCGGTATAGCAGGTATGTTCCTTGCTCCGTTCGGAATGCTCATATCCAAGTGGGCATCAATACATGCCTTTTCGCAGGCACTCCCACCATTCGGGATGATCCTTATCGTGATACTTGCCTATGGAAGTGCGGTGACGGTCTTCTTCTGGGCAAAGTGGATGGGCAAACTGCTTGAAGTCAGAAAGTGGGAAGAGTCGATCGAGTTTCAGATCTCAAAGGCAGAGTGGGCAGCCCTCATCCCACTGACAGCCCTGACCATCATTGCCTGTTTCGGGATTGCACCAATCTCAACATACTTTATTGAACCGTTCCTTGTAACGACATACGGACCGATATCAGAGTTGATCCCAGCATCCAACCTGATGATTATGGTCCTGATGCTTGCACTCATCGTCGTGCTCCCGGTGTTGATGATGAAGATCCTCATTCCTAGGAGAAACCTCAGGCGGTACATGGGAGGTGTTACGGTCAAGGACGGGCTCATGGAGGGCAGTATCGGTATGAAACGTGAGATATCACTTTCAAACCTGTATCTTGAGGATCTCTTCCCTGAAGCCGGGCTCTCAAAGTACGGGTCACTGATCACCATCGTCCTCTTCTGTGTCCTTGTACTGGGACTCATCGGAGGTGTATTATGA
- a CDS encoding methyltransferase domain-containing protein has product MDPTSHLRLSLGFVATAISMLFGTDRGRKNLLSPGAIEILYTSYFSPVCMGDIAGMLGITPSSATDLVNYLEREGFVCRVQDPDNRRVIRVVPAEKGELWLLETEEKIYGFLESCLSRLPENERYQFADLCSHFTGVEDEMTFITELTGLKKERGAGKIPLVTYEDGRLLRLEEVVDRRYQTDPFPFSPKEIPVMFETRVPETVDGIQDEITVAAYDIMQRGLRDAGHLPVDDLVKLTQPGDKGLEIGPGPGYYGLEWVKKTDGTTLTGLEISPAMIRLATENVISYDLKDRVRYQEGNALMMPFEDNQFSLAFSNGSLHEWEDAGAVFSEIHRVLQPGGRVMVTDLKRDLSPEIFRFMQESCSSEEIRKGFETSVHAAYKKEELEEILSKIPFNSSQMIAHPYGLVVLARK; this is encoded by the coding sequence ATGGATCCAACATCACACCTCAGGCTCTCACTTGGGTTTGTCGCAACCGCCATTAGCATGCTTTTTGGAACAGACCGGGGGCGTAAGAACCTATTGAGTCCTGGAGCGATTGAGATTTTGTACACGTCGTACTTCTCTCCGGTGTGCATGGGAGATATTGCCGGAATGCTGGGAATTACTCCCAGTTCAGCTACAGATCTTGTTAATTATCTCGAACGGGAAGGGTTTGTCTGCAGGGTCCAGGATCCTGACAACCGGAGGGTCATCAGGGTAGTTCCTGCAGAAAAAGGAGAACTCTGGCTTCTTGAGACTGAAGAGAAGATTTATGGATTTTTAGAATCCTGTCTCTCCAGATTGCCCGAGAATGAGCGGTACCAGTTTGCAGATCTCTGCTCCCATTTCACCGGAGTTGAGGATGAGATGACCTTCATCACAGAACTCACCGGACTTAAAAAAGAGCGTGGAGCCGGGAAGATCCCCCTTGTTACATATGAAGACGGAAGACTCCTTCGGCTTGAAGAGGTTGTTGACCGGAGGTACCAGACAGATCCCTTCCCGTTCTCCCCAAAGGAAATCCCAGTTATGTTTGAAACACGAGTGCCGGAAACAGTAGATGGAATTCAGGATGAGATCACCGTTGCAGCATATGACATCATGCAACGCGGGCTTCGTGATGCCGGGCATCTTCCGGTTGACGATCTTGTAAAACTGACACAGCCAGGTGACAAAGGCCTTGAGATCGGCCCGGGACCCGGGTATTACGGGCTTGAGTGGGTTAAGAAGACAGATGGGACAACCCTTACCGGACTTGAGATAAGTCCTGCAATGATTCGACTCGCCACTGAAAATGTGATCTCGTATGATCTGAAAGACCGGGTGAGGTATCAGGAAGGCAACGCTCTTATGATGCCATTTGAGGATAACCAGTTCTCTCTGGCATTCTCAAACGGGTCGCTCCATGAATGGGAAGATGCAGGAGCAGTCTTCTCTGAAATTCACCGCGTACTCCAGCCCGGAGGGAGGGTGATGGTTACCGATCTGAAACGTGATCTCTCGCCTGAAATCTTCAGGTTTATGCAGGAGAGTTGCAGTTCAGAGGAGATCAGAAAGGGATTTGAAACATCTGTCCACGCAGCGTATAAAAAAGAAGAACTTGAAGAGATCCTCTCTAAAATTCCATTCAATTCATCGCAGATGATTGCCCATCCCTATGGCCTTGTTGTTCTTGCCAGGAAATGA
- a CDS encoding 4Fe-4S binding protein has translation MGVFTITKMIVKSLVKGPDTRRYPAVPAKKTPLTRGHLIIEIEKCIYCGLCSMHCPADAIVVTKAERTWHIDRFKCIVCGGCAEYCPKDCLHLVPEYLAPQEKQQGDTYTGPEPAVVQDPAPASE, from the coding sequence ATGGGTGTCTTCACAATTACCAAGATGATTGTAAAGTCCCTTGTAAAGGGGCCTGACACACGGCGGTACCCGGCAGTGCCTGCTAAGAAGACTCCACTAACCCGGGGACACCTGATCATCGAGATCGAGAAGTGTATCTACTGCGGGCTGTGCAGTATGCACTGTCCGGCTGATGCTATTGTGGTGACAAAAGCAGAACGGACCTGGCATATCGACCGGTTCAAGTGTATCGTCTGTGGAGGATGTGCAGAATACTGCCCGAAAGACTGCCTGCATCTTGTGCCCGAGTATCTTGCTCCGCAGGAGAAGCAGCAGGGTGATACCTATACCGGACCAGAACCTGCTGTTGTGCAGGATCCGGCACCGGCATCAGAATAG
- a CDS encoding NADH-quinone oxidoreductase subunit B family protein, whose protein sequence is MAYLSKSPWILHYDASSCNGCDIEILACLTPRYDVERFGIINTGNPKHADILVITGGVNEQNRSVIQNLYDQMPNPKVVVGVGICACTGGVFRECYNVAGGVGEILPVDVWVPGCAARPEQIIDGIVKALGILEQKRADMSRAEAGS, encoded by the coding sequence ATGGCATATTTATCAAAATCACCCTGGATACTCCATTACGATGCCTCCAGCTGTAATGGGTGCGATATCGAGATCCTTGCCTGCCTGACCCCTCGGTATGATGTTGAGCGGTTTGGGATAATCAACACGGGAAATCCGAAGCATGCAGACATCCTTGTTATCACCGGCGGAGTAAACGAGCAGAACAGATCAGTGATCCAAAACCTGTATGACCAGATGCCAAACCCAAAGGTTGTTGTCGGTGTTGGAATCTGTGCCTGCACAGGCGGAGTCTTCAGGGAGTGCTATAACGTCGCAGGCGGAGTCGGAGAGATCCTTCCTGTCGATGTCTGGGTCCCGGGATGTGCTGCCAGACCAGAACAGATCATCGATGGAATTGTCAAGGCTCTTGGAATTCTTGAACAGAAACGGGCTGATATGAGCCGGGCGGAGGCTGGATCATGA
- a CDS encoding GrpB family protein has product MTKSLDTLSPEELGRLFPIILTEYDPQWAERYETEKREIIRAVGRDKIVRISHYGSASVPGIISKPTIDILLEVIDEVHTENLISSIINIGYLYDPQPHNPAPHMMFMKGYTPEGFAGQAYHIHVRYSGDWGELYFRDYLIEHPEVAVRYSDLKLRLMERYEFDREGYTRGKTEFITMITRVARKELQKF; this is encoded by the coding sequence TTGACTAAATCGCTGGATACATTAAGTCCTGAAGAACTGGGCCGACTGTTTCCGATCATTCTCACGGAATATGACCCGCAGTGGGCAGAACGATATGAGACTGAAAAACGGGAGATCATAAGAGCAGTGGGCAGGGATAAGATTGTAAGGATATCGCATTACGGCAGCGCATCTGTTCCCGGTATCATTTCAAAGCCTACCATTGACATCCTGCTTGAGGTGATTGATGAAGTTCATACAGAGAACCTCATCTCTTCAATAATTAACATCGGGTACCTGTATGATCCCCAGCCCCACAATCCTGCTCCCCATATGATGTTTATGAAAGGGTATACCCCGGAGGGATTTGCAGGTCAGGCGTATCATATTCATGTCAGGTACAGCGGAGACTGGGGTGAACTCTACTTCAGGGATTACCTGATCGAGCATCCGGAGGTTGCAGTCAGGTATAGTGACCTTAAACTCAGGCTGATGGAGAGGTACGAGTTTGATCGGGAGGGATACACGAGGGGGAAGACTGAGTTCATCACTATGATTACAAGGGTAGCAAGGAAAGAACTCCAGAAATTCTGA
- a CDS encoding nickel-dependent hydrogenase large subunit: MSRQVVVPFGPQHPVLPEPVHLDLVLEDEKVVEAIPRIGYVHRGLEKLVEKRDYKDYIFIAERICGICSFIHSVGYSQGIEALMEIEVPARAEYLRTIWSEYSRLHSHLLWLGCFADSMGFENLFMQSWRIRESVLDVLEETTGGRVIQGSCKIGGVRKDIAAPQLAQMKEGLKTLQTEVDDLVAVFADEPTIKSRTIGVGNLSKDDAWELGAVGPMLRGSGVRKDMRMLEYGAYEHLDFKPVVHDAGDCYARCLVRAEEMSVSIDLIRQAIDSIPEGEIEVKVKGNPDGEYFSRVEQPRGEVLHFVKGGGKKNLLRHRVRTPTMANIPGLVKTLAGCQMADVPVIVLSIDPCIGCMER, translated from the coding sequence ATGAGCAGACAGGTTGTTGTCCCGTTCGGACCCCAGCATCCCGTTCTTCCTGAACCGGTCCATCTCGATCTGGTGCTTGAGGATGAGAAGGTCGTTGAGGCCATCCCCCGGATCGGGTATGTGCACCGGGGTCTTGAGAAACTCGTAGAAAAACGCGACTACAAGGACTACATCTTCATTGCAGAGCGGATCTGTGGTATCTGCAGTTTCATCCACAGTGTCGGGTACAGTCAGGGCATTGAGGCACTCATGGAGATTGAGGTGCCTGCCCGTGCAGAGTACCTGCGAACCATCTGGTCAGAGTACTCACGTCTGCATAGCCACCTTCTCTGGCTCGGATGCTTTGCTGACAGCATGGGTTTTGAGAACCTCTTCATGCAGTCATGGCGGATCAGGGAGAGCGTGCTCGATGTGCTCGAGGAGACGACCGGTGGAAGGGTTATCCAGGGAAGCTGCAAGATTGGCGGTGTGAGAAAGGATATCGCAGCGCCACAGCTTGCACAGATGAAAGAAGGACTTAAGACTCTCCAGACAGAGGTCGATGATCTTGTGGCGGTCTTTGCAGACGAGCCGACGATCAAGAGCAGAACGATCGGAGTCGGTAATCTCTCTAAAGATGATGCATGGGAACTTGGAGCAGTAGGGCCGATGCTTCGTGGATCTGGTGTCAGGAAAGATATGCGGATGCTCGAGTACGGGGCATACGAACATCTGGACTTCAAGCCGGTTGTTCACGACGCAGGAGACTGTTACGCCAGATGCCTTGTCAGGGCTGAGGAGATGTCTGTCTCCATCGATCTGATCAGGCAGGCGATCGACTCCATTCCAGAAGGGGAGATCGAGGTTAAGGTGAAAGGTAACCCTGACGGTGAGTACTTCTCACGTGTCGAGCAGCCGAGAGGAGAGGTTCTCCACTTTGTGAAAGGTGGCGGGAAGAAGAACCTGCTCAGGCACCGGGTTAGGACCCCAACCATGGCCAACATACCAGGACTTGTTAAGACTCTTGCCGGTTGCCAGATGGCAGATGTTCCGGTGATTGTTCTCTCGATTGATCCCTGTATCGGATGCATGGAGCGGTAA
- a CDS encoding MFS transporter, with protein MVSHDKQNYFLILFSISLAIFMGSLDGTIVNIAIPSISESFSLSTAAVSWVSTIYLLVMAGCVLIFGKISDIIGFKRIFLTGFVIFTLGSFTCGVLPDLTGSFLTLVGSRAFQGLGGAMLTAIAPAMVNAYIPMEKKGKAMGFIMTVAALGTAIGPTVGGILTQYLSWHWIFFINVPVGIIAVIVGKRFIPILAPTAPDGSFDRTGAVLIFSGLAFLLFGMSEGDSLGWTSPVIAGSLILAVVLLAMFVRTELQVRSPLLELRLFKDRNFFYLNLIMALVFFGFSGISYLLPFYLKYVGEYSTSTSGLILTSLSLAMMVTGLLAGSLYTKIGGRRIANAGSILLLIGYFLILQLKVNTTLWYVVLCLAMIGFGLGFMITPISSMIMSSVAKQYQGMASSLTSLERFAPLTIGIAVFNAIFIKGMIAIATEYGVTRSAPIYIQQKVLTAGFDLTFCVTFIFGVLVLILTFLVREKVHPDYLVESADPR; from the coding sequence ATGGTGTCTCATGATAAGCAGAATTATTTCCTTATTCTGTTCTCAATTTCGCTTGCCATCTTTATGGGTTCTCTTGATGGCACAATTGTGAACATTGCCATCCCTTCAATATCAGAATCCTTCTCTCTCTCAACCGCTGCAGTGAGTTGGGTCTCAACAATCTACCTGCTGGTCATGGCAGGTTGTGTTCTTATATTTGGCAAAATATCAGACATCATCGGGTTCAAGCGGATCTTCCTCACCGGCTTTGTCATCTTTACTCTCGGGTCATTCACCTGTGGGGTCCTGCCTGATCTGACCGGCTCATTCCTGACCCTGGTAGGCTCCCGTGCGTTTCAGGGACTCGGCGGTGCCATGCTCACCGCGATTGCTCCTGCAATGGTGAATGCCTACATTCCCATGGAGAAGAAAGGAAAGGCGATGGGATTTATCATGACGGTTGCAGCACTTGGTACTGCCATCGGTCCGACTGTCGGGGGTATCTTGACACAGTATCTCTCATGGCACTGGATATTCTTCATCAATGTCCCGGTCGGGATCATTGCTGTGATCGTTGGGAAACGGTTCATCCCAATTCTCGCCCCGACTGCTCCTGATGGATCCTTTGACCGGACTGGTGCGGTTCTCATCTTTTCAGGTCTTGCCTTTCTGCTCTTTGGGATGTCTGAAGGAGATTCACTGGGCTGGACCTCTCCGGTCATCGCGGGTTCCCTGATTCTGGCCGTCGTTCTTCTTGCCATGTTTGTCAGGACCGAGCTTCAGGTCAGATCCCCGCTTCTCGAACTCCGGCTTTTTAAAGACCGGAACTTCTTCTATCTCAATCTCATCATGGCACTGGTCTTCTTCGGGTTCTCGGGGATCAGTTATCTCCTCCCGTTTTACCTGAAGTATGTTGGCGAATACAGCACCTCAACATCAGGCCTGATCCTCACCTCGCTCTCGTTAGCAATGATGGTGACCGGTCTGCTTGCAGGATCCCTCTACACGAAGATTGGTGGCAGGCGGATTGCAAATGCCGGTTCCATTCTTCTGCTTATCGGGTATTTCCTTATCCTGCAACTTAAGGTGAACACAACCCTCTGGTATGTTGTTCTCTGCCTGGCAATGATCGGCTTTGGGCTTGGGTTTATGATAACCCCGATATCGAGCATGATCATGAGTTCGGTAGCAAAACAGTACCAGGGCATGGCCTCGTCACTCACAAGTCTTGAAAGGTTTGCACCGCTGACCATCGGTATTGCGGTATTCAATGCGATATTTATCAAAGGTATGATCGCTATCGCGACCGAATACGGGGTGACACGAAGTGCACCTATATATATTCAGCAGAAAGTCCTGACTGCAGGGTTCGATCTGACCTTCTGCGTTACGTTTATCTTTGGAGTTCTGGTTCTCATCCTGACCTTCCTTGTTCGGGAAAAGGTTCATCCTGATTATCTGGTAGAATCTGCAGATCCACGATAG